The following proteins come from a genomic window of Macadamia integrifolia cultivar HAES 741 chromosome 14, SCU_Mint_v3, whole genome shotgun sequence:
- the LOC122061815 gene encoding WPP domain-interacting tail-anchored protein 1-like isoform X2: MDASAIQHATIAIQVPDGRDPEMESEIHGSQDSGSPNGEGMRELRSAGEVLTRVELDLAYCSEKLVNLDVLLMNVAARESDFEAIAVESDDVSVDSVEKAMEFNILSGVLDSEVRELDNFMEYLEREIGDTRQKISSCEGLRDAFPEMEEKLHDSEESLKQSKDQVSELGMQSSKFQRTLLAYSGQEENWNDGKGADFGESNQFSNMNAKLKMQTAEQQRHILRMLEKSLARELDLEKKLSESRQNEEDMKLKLHSMEQEVFCVEEAEEIVCERLFEAECAAEILMGVSKEMMGRLQIAQFNLNSAIKRESEMNSQLKDSMEQVSAKESSFQKLESSNTELDNLLLDQTTSLKADLKEAADKYILASSEASTLREKVNSLEEQLKESEIKLQNANASWEESLEQNNIFNSEISDMENVIEDLKKGVSEAESKAEVTEAKCVLLTETNLELNQELGLLKSTGNNTEKINVLEEQLMEADIELQHAKASAEASQEQQKLLDSAIDDMENLIADLKLKVSKAESRAESAEAKCILLSETNLELNEELNFLRGRMESLESSFRKADSAKVATAKDISIRTKVITDLVMQLAKERERVQKQISSLLNENKNLVKLLRTKGVSVAMSNRGNEKNKEPPLSKDDFVMKTSTKVPNEGEVVKEPLKEEPVGMTDVEPAISANDAVDEDSKSETVRTIEAGELINSKHLLGAILALVVSLAAVYLFHQESLWPNNS; the protein is encoded by the exons ATGGATGCCAGTGCTATTCAGCATGCAACTATTGCAATTCAGGTCCCTGACGGTAGGGATCCAGAGATGGAATCAGAGATTCATGGTTCACAAGATTCTGGCTCACCTAATGGAGAGGGGATGCGGGAACTGAGAAGCGCTGGAGAAGTTCTAACAAGAGTGGAACTGGATTTGGCTTACTGTTCCGAGAAGTTAGTAAACTTGGATGTGCTTTTGATGAATGTGGCTGCAAGGGAAAGTGATTTTGAAGCTATAGCTGTAGAGAGTGACGATGTTTCGGTCGACTCTGTTGAGAAAGCAATGGAATTCAATATTTTATCTGGAGTCTTAGATTCAGAGGTTAGGGAACTGGATAATTTCATGGAATATCTTGAAAGAGAAATTGGGGATACTCGTCAGAAAATATCTTCATGTGAGGGCTTGCGAGATGCTTTCCCAGAAATGGAAGAGAAGTTGCATGACTCTGAAGAATCTTTGAAGCAATCGAAAGATCAGGTCTCTGAGTTGGGGATGCAATCTTCCAAGTTCCAGAGGACTTTGTTAGCGTATAGCGGGCAAGAAGAAAATT GGAATGATGGCAAGGGTGCTGATTTTGGTGAAAGCAATCAATTTTCAAACATGAATGCCAAGTTGAAAATGCAGACTGCTGAACAACAAAGACATATTCTGAGAATGCTGGAGAAATCCTTGGCAAGGGAGTTGGATCTTGAAAAGAAGCTATCTGAATCAAGACAAAATGAAGAAGACATGAAATTAAAGCTACACTCTATGGAACAAGAAGTGTTCTGTGTGGAAGAAGCTGAGGAGATTGTTTGTGAGAGATTATTTGAAGCAGAGTGTGCTGCTGAGATACTAATGGGAGTTTCAAAAGAAATGATGGGTCGACTCCAGATTGCTCAGTTTAATCTAAATAGTGCAATTAAACGAGAGAGTGAGATGAATTCTCAACTTAAGGATTCCATGGAACAGGTAAGTGCTAAAGAAAGTTCTTTTCAGAAGCTTGAATCCAGTAATACAGAACTCGACAACCTCCTTCTAGATCAGACAACCAGCCTCAAAGCCGACCTGAAGGAAGCTGCGGATAAATACATTCTTGCAAGTTCTGAGGCCTCCACTTTAAGGGAAAAAGTGAATTCTCTTGAGGAGCAACTGAAAGAATCTGAGATTAAGCTACAGAATGCAAATGCTTCCTGGGAGGAAAGTCTCGAGCagaataatatttttaattctGAAATAAGTGACATGGAAAATGTAATTGAGGATCTGAAAAAAGGTGTTTCTGAAGCTGAAAGTAAAGCAGAGGTTACTGAGGCCAAATGTGTGCTGTTAACGGAGACTAACTTGGAACTTAACCAAGAGCTGGGTCTTCTTAAGAGCACTGGTAATAACACAGAGAAGATAAACGTTCTTGAGGAGCAGTTGATGGAAGCTGATATAGAACTACAACACGCAAAGGCATCTGCTGAAGCAAGTCAGGAGCAGCAGAAACTGTTGGATTCTGCAATTGATGATATGGAAAATTTAATTGCAGATCTGAAGTTAAAAGTTTCAAAAGCTGAAAGTAGGGCTGAGAGTGCAGAAGCAAAATGTATTCTATTATCTGAAACTAACTTGGAACTTAATGAGGAATTGAATTTTTTGAGGGGTAGAATGGAATCCTTGGAGTCATCTTTCCGTAAAGCTGACAGTGCTAAAGTAGCAACTGCAAAGGACATTAGCATTAGGACCAAAGTTATTACGGATCTGGTCATGCAACTGGCAAAGGAAAGGGAGCGTGTCCAGAAGCAG ATATCTTCATTGCTAAATGAGAACAAGAATTTGGTGAAGTTGTTGAGGACAAAGGGTGTTTCTGTTGCAATGAGTAACCGggggaatgaaaaaaataaagaacctCCTCTTTCTAAGGATGATTTCGTTATGAAAACTTCTACCAAAGTACCCAACGAAGGAGAAGTG GTAAAAGAGCCACTAAAAGAAGAACCTGTTGGCATGACCGATGTAGAACCAGCCATTTCTGCAAATGATGCTGTTGATGAGGACTCCAAGTCAGAGACCGTGAGAACAATAGAGGCAGGGGAACTAATAAACTCAAAGCATCTTTTGGGGGCAATTCTTGCCTTAGTTGTTTCACTCGCAGCTGTTTATCTGTTTCATCAAGAAAGCCTTTGGCCGAATAACAGCTAA
- the LOC122060709 gene encoding WPP domain-interacting tail-anchored protein 1-like has product MDASAIENATIAIQVPDGRDPEMESEIHGSQDSGSPNGEGMRELRSAGEVLTRVELDLAYCSEKLVNLDVLLMNVAARESDFEAITVESDDVSVDSVEKAMEFNILSGVLDSEVRELDNFMEYLEREIGDTRQKISSCEGLRDAFPEMEEKLHDSEESLKQSKDQVSELGMQSSKFQRTLLAYSGQEENWNDGKGADFGESNQFSNMNAKLKMQTAEQQRHILRMLEKSLARELDLEKKLSESRQNEEDMKLKLHSMEQEVFCVEEAEEIVCERLFEAESAAEILMGVSKEMMGRLQIAQFNLSSAIKRESEMNSQLKDSMEQVSAKESSFQKLESSNTEFDNLLLDQTTSLKADLKEAADKYILASSEASTLREKVNSLEEQLKESDIKLQNANASWEESLEQNNIFNSEISDMENVIEDLKKSVSEAESKAEVTEAKCVLLTETNLELNQELGLLKSTGNNTEKINVLEEQLTEADIELQHAKASAEASQEQQTLLNSAIDDMENLIADLKLKVSKAESRAESAEAKCILLSETNLELNEELNFLRGRMESLESSFRKADSAKVATAKDISIRTKVITDLVMQLAKERERVQKQVLTLHLTHCPIFMIKN; this is encoded by the exons ATGGATGCCAGTGCTATTGAGAATGCAACTATTGCAATTCAGGTCCCTGACGGTAGGGATCCAGAGATGGAATCAGAGATTCATGGTTCACAAGATTCTGGCTCACCTAATGGAGAGGGGATGCGGGAACTGAGAAGCGCTGGAGAAGTTCTAACAAGAGTGGAACTGGATTTGGCTTACTGTTCCGAGAAGTTAGTAAACTTGGATGTGCTTTTGATGAATGTGGCTGCAAGGGAAAGTGATTTTGAAGCTATAACTGTAGAGAGTGACGATGTTTCGGTCGACTCTGTTGAGAAAGCAATGGAATTCAATATTTTATCTGGAGTCTTAGATTCAGAGGTTAGGGAACTGGATAATTTCATGGAATATCTTGAAAGAGAAATTGGGGATACTCGTCAGAAAATATCTTCATGTGAGGGCTTGCGAGATGCTTTCCCAGAAATGGAAGAGAAGTTGCATGACTCTGAAGAATCTTTGAAGCAATCGAAAGATCAGGTCTCTGAGTTGGGGATGCAATCTTCCAAGTTCCAGAGGACTTTGTTAGCGTATAGCGGGCAAGAAGAAAATT GGAATGATGGCAAGGGTGCTGATTTTGGTGAAAGCAATCAATTTTCAAACATGAATGCCAAGTTGAAAATGCAGACTGCTGAACAACAAAGACATATTCTGAGAATGCTGGAGAAATCCTTGGCAAGGGAGTTAGATCTTGAAAAGAAGCTATCTGAATCAAGACAAAATGAAGAAGACATGAAATTAAAGCTACACTCTATGGAACAAGAAGTGTTCTGTGTGGAAGAAGCTGAGGAGATTGTTTGTGAGAGATTATTTGAAGCAGAGAGTGCTGCTGAGATACTAATGGGAGTTTCAAAAGAAATGATGGGTCGACTCCAGATTGCTCAGTTTAATCTAAGTAGTGCAATTAAACGAGAGAGTGAGATGAATTCTCAACTTAAGGATTCCATGGAACAGGTAAGTGCTAAAGAAAGTTCTTTTCAGAAGCTTGAATCCAGTAATACAGAATTCGACAACCTCCTTCTAGATCAGACAACCAGCCTAAAAGCTGACCTGAAGGAAGCTGCGGATAAATACATCCTTGCAAGTTCTGAGGCCTCCACTTTAAGGGAAAAAGTGAATTCTCTTGAGGAGCAACTGAAAGAATCTGATATTAAGCTACAGAATGCAAATGCTTCCTGGGAGGAAAGTCTCGAGCagaataatatttttaattctGAAATAAGTGACATGGAAAATGTAATTGAGGATCTGAAAAAAAGTGTTTCTGAAGCTGAAAGTAAAGCAGAGGTTACTGAGGCCAAATGTGTGCTGTTAACGGAGACTAACTTGGAACTTAACCAAGAGCTGGGTCTTCTTAAGAGCACTGGTAATAACACAGAGAAGATAAACGTTCTTGAGGAGCAGTTGACGGAAGCTGATATAGAACTACAACACGCAAAGGCATCTGCTGAAGCAAGTCAGGAGCAGCAGACTCTGTTGAATTCTGCAATTGATGATATGGAAAATTTAATTGCAGATCTGAAGTTAAAAGTTTCAAAAGCTGAAAGTAGGGCTGAGAGTGCAGAAGCAAAGTGTATTCTATTATCTGAAACTAACTTGGAACTTAATGAGGAATTGAATTTTTTGAGGGGTAGAATGGAATCCTTGGAGTCATCTTTCCGTAAAGCTGACAGTGCTAAAGTAGCAACTGCAAAGGACATTAGCATTAGGACCAAAGTTATTACGGATCTGGTCATGCAACTGGCAAAGGAAAGGGAGCGTGTCCAGAAGCAGGTCTTAACTCTTCACTTGACTCATTGTCCCATTTTCATGATTAAAAATTAA
- the LOC122061815 gene encoding WPP domain-interacting tail-anchored protein 1-like isoform X1, with protein MDASAIQHATIAIQVPDGRDPEMESEIHGSQDSGSPNGEGMRELRSAGEVLTRVELDLAYCSEKLVNLDVLLMNVAARESDFEAIAVESDDVSVDSVEKAMEFNILSGVLDSEVRELDNFMEYLEREIGDTRQKISSCEGLRDAFPEMEEKLHDSEESLKQSKDQVSELGMQSSKFQRTLLAYSGQEENWNDGKGADFGESNQFSNMNAKLKMQTAEQQRHILRMLEKSLARELDLEKKLSESRQNEEDMKLKLHSMEQEVFCVEEAEEIVCERLFEAECAAEILMGVSKEMMGRLQIAQFNLNSAIKRESEMNSQLKDSMEQVSAKESSFQKLESSNTELDNLLLDQTTSLKADLKEAADKYILASSEASTLREKVNSLEEQLKESEIKLQNANASWEESLEQNNIFNSEISDMENVIEDLKKGVSEAESKAEVTEAKCVLLTETNLELNQELGLLKSTGNNTEKINVLEEQLMEADIELQHAKASAEASQEQQKLLDSAIDDMENLIADLKLKVSKAESRAESAEAKCILLSETNLELNEELNFLRGRMESLESSFRKADSAKVATAKDISIRTKVITDLVMQLAKERERVQKQISSLLNENKNLVKLLRTKGVSVAMSNRGNEKNKEPPLSKDDFVMKTSTKVPNEGEVVSSNTAFHVKEPLKEEPVGMTDVEPAISANDAVDEDSKSETVRTIEAGELINSKHLLGAILALVVSLAAVYLFHQESLWPNNS; from the exons ATGGATGCCAGTGCTATTCAGCATGCAACTATTGCAATTCAGGTCCCTGACGGTAGGGATCCAGAGATGGAATCAGAGATTCATGGTTCACAAGATTCTGGCTCACCTAATGGAGAGGGGATGCGGGAACTGAGAAGCGCTGGAGAAGTTCTAACAAGAGTGGAACTGGATTTGGCTTACTGTTCCGAGAAGTTAGTAAACTTGGATGTGCTTTTGATGAATGTGGCTGCAAGGGAAAGTGATTTTGAAGCTATAGCTGTAGAGAGTGACGATGTTTCGGTCGACTCTGTTGAGAAAGCAATGGAATTCAATATTTTATCTGGAGTCTTAGATTCAGAGGTTAGGGAACTGGATAATTTCATGGAATATCTTGAAAGAGAAATTGGGGATACTCGTCAGAAAATATCTTCATGTGAGGGCTTGCGAGATGCTTTCCCAGAAATGGAAGAGAAGTTGCATGACTCTGAAGAATCTTTGAAGCAATCGAAAGATCAGGTCTCTGAGTTGGGGATGCAATCTTCCAAGTTCCAGAGGACTTTGTTAGCGTATAGCGGGCAAGAAGAAAATT GGAATGATGGCAAGGGTGCTGATTTTGGTGAAAGCAATCAATTTTCAAACATGAATGCCAAGTTGAAAATGCAGACTGCTGAACAACAAAGACATATTCTGAGAATGCTGGAGAAATCCTTGGCAAGGGAGTTGGATCTTGAAAAGAAGCTATCTGAATCAAGACAAAATGAAGAAGACATGAAATTAAAGCTACACTCTATGGAACAAGAAGTGTTCTGTGTGGAAGAAGCTGAGGAGATTGTTTGTGAGAGATTATTTGAAGCAGAGTGTGCTGCTGAGATACTAATGGGAGTTTCAAAAGAAATGATGGGTCGACTCCAGATTGCTCAGTTTAATCTAAATAGTGCAATTAAACGAGAGAGTGAGATGAATTCTCAACTTAAGGATTCCATGGAACAGGTAAGTGCTAAAGAAAGTTCTTTTCAGAAGCTTGAATCCAGTAATACAGAACTCGACAACCTCCTTCTAGATCAGACAACCAGCCTCAAAGCCGACCTGAAGGAAGCTGCGGATAAATACATTCTTGCAAGTTCTGAGGCCTCCACTTTAAGGGAAAAAGTGAATTCTCTTGAGGAGCAACTGAAAGAATCTGAGATTAAGCTACAGAATGCAAATGCTTCCTGGGAGGAAAGTCTCGAGCagaataatatttttaattctGAAATAAGTGACATGGAAAATGTAATTGAGGATCTGAAAAAAGGTGTTTCTGAAGCTGAAAGTAAAGCAGAGGTTACTGAGGCCAAATGTGTGCTGTTAACGGAGACTAACTTGGAACTTAACCAAGAGCTGGGTCTTCTTAAGAGCACTGGTAATAACACAGAGAAGATAAACGTTCTTGAGGAGCAGTTGATGGAAGCTGATATAGAACTACAACACGCAAAGGCATCTGCTGAAGCAAGTCAGGAGCAGCAGAAACTGTTGGATTCTGCAATTGATGATATGGAAAATTTAATTGCAGATCTGAAGTTAAAAGTTTCAAAAGCTGAAAGTAGGGCTGAGAGTGCAGAAGCAAAATGTATTCTATTATCTGAAACTAACTTGGAACTTAATGAGGAATTGAATTTTTTGAGGGGTAGAATGGAATCCTTGGAGTCATCTTTCCGTAAAGCTGACAGTGCTAAAGTAGCAACTGCAAAGGACATTAGCATTAGGACCAAAGTTATTACGGATCTGGTCATGCAACTGGCAAAGGAAAGGGAGCGTGTCCAGAAGCAG ATATCTTCATTGCTAAATGAGAACAAGAATTTGGTGAAGTTGTTGAGGACAAAGGGTGTTTCTGTTGCAATGAGTAACCGggggaatgaaaaaaataaagaacctCCTCTTTCTAAGGATGATTTCGTTATGAAAACTTCTACCAAAGTACCCAACGAAGGAGAAGTGGTATCTTCTAATACCGCTTTCCAT GTAAAAGAGCCACTAAAAGAAGAACCTGTTGGCATGACCGATGTAGAACCAGCCATTTCTGCAAATGATGCTGTTGATGAGGACTCCAAGTCAGAGACCGTGAGAACAATAGAGGCAGGGGAACTAATAAACTCAAAGCATCTTTTGGGGGCAATTCTTGCCTTAGTTGTTTCACTCGCAGCTGTTTATCTGTTTCATCAAGAAAGCCTTTGGCCGAATAACAGCTAA